From the genome of Brassica oleracea var. oleracea cultivar TO1000 chromosome C4, BOL, whole genome shotgun sequence:
AAAGATAGAGAGCGTTGGGCTTCTTGTGGAACCCACCGTCGACCCATACGAGCCACGCAGCCAAGCCCATCAGACCGCTCGAGGCGAGACGCATGAGGTGAAGGACCCACAGAGGTAGAATCCACGAGGAAGACCGAGCCCGATTCCCGAGGAAGTAGGATGCGAAGAGAGTCAGGAGCACAGGAGCTGCAACAGCTAACGTCAGGGATTTGAGACCGCGTTTAGCCATCGCCCTCTTTTGATCGCGTTTCCCTTTGTTGTTTACGTCGGAGGCGTGTTTCCTCTCGGTCTGAGCCATTGCGGCGTCTCCGGCACGGGACCTGATGTCCTGAGAATCCATAACGAGTTTTAAGATTTGAGATGGAGAAATGAGAGAAGAAGCTTGGTCAAAGAGAATAACGAGGAGCTCAAGTTAATAAAAAGCAGAAGAGTTTTGGATAGACACGGGGGCGGGTAGTTGACACAGACGTTGTACACGTGGAAGTACCGCACGTGTGCTCATGTCAGTAAGCAAAGATTGATTATAAGCCCAATAGTTAGGAATGAATTGGGCTTTACTACTATGGGGTAAAACTAAGAGTTAGTTGTCTGTTTCGCGGCGTACGCAGGATTCTTCTTTACAACAGTAGACTGGTGCGATTGTTCGTTCGTTCAATCACCGGCGAAAATGGAGGCGAGCTCATCATCATCAAGAGCTTCTCGTAGCCGTAATGTGCCTGATCTGTTTAAGAAGCCTAAAATTCCATTCGCCTTGGCCTTAATCGTGGCTGATGCAGTCCTCGTCGCACTTATCATCGCCTATGTTCCATGTCAGATCTAGTTTCCTTGCTACATTTTTGATTTCGCAATGTGCAATTGGACATGGTGTGTTAAGCTCACTCTTCTTCTTCTTTCTGAACAGACACGAAGATCGATTGGGATGCTTACATGTCACAGGTTAGTGGGTTTCTCGGGGGAGAGAGAGAGTATGGGAGCTTGAAAG
Proteins encoded in this window:
- the LOC106340784 gene encoding translocator protein homolog; the protein is MDSQDIRSRAGDAAMAQTERKHASDVNNKGKRDQKRAMAKRGLKSLTLAVAAPVLLTLFASYFLGNRARSSSWILPLWVLHLMRLASSGLMGLAAWLVWVDGGFHKKPNALYLYLAQFVLSLTTCMVGSGLAGLAVCLGQSAALFGCYKAFNETSPVAGNMVKPCLAFAAFVAAVNVKLAIA